One Aphidius gifuensis isolate YNYX2018 linkage group LG5, ASM1490517v1, whole genome shotgun sequence genomic region harbors:
- the LOC122856443 gene encoding semaphorin-2A-like produces MHSIEHPIFYLDNKNNSLFVGGRGRIFKLNLTDITSTNTHHDFNDTDIKIIQPFGMNRLFICGVKNYSSTNWIIHKNFKVRLNEGIKWKSPFSLKCSEAKTRKATALMDPNKISFYSGVPQYNKSDYHSPSIFRTNFKITNNSVLDPIDIQTSQNYQRIWPHGNDDYVGSFDVDDQVLFFFQESGNIDEKKKILTIDRKSTEEHRGESDIDPEERIYFRVARVCKNDNGSLNKPRTWTTYAKARLNCPSFETMNSIYKDNL; encoded by the exons ATGCATTCTATTGAACatccaatattttatttggacaacaaaaacaatagtCTTTTTGTTGGTGGAAg GGgtcgtatttttaaattaaatttaacggATATTACCAGTACCAATACTCAc CACGATTTTAATGACactgacataaaaataattcagccGTTTGGAATgaatagattatttatttgtggagtaaaaaattattcatcaacaaattGGATTATTCat aaaaattttaaagtcaGATTAAATGAAGGCATCAAGTGGAAATCACCTTTCTCACTTAAATGTAGTGAAGCCAAGACTCGTAAAGCAACCGCATTGATGgatccaaataaaatttctttttattctggTGTAcctcaatataataaaagcgACTATCATTCACCATCTATATTTcgaacaaattttaaaattacaaataatagtGTATTGGATCCAATTGATATCCAAACGTCACAAAATTATCAACGTATATGGCCAcatg GCAATGACGATTATGTAGGATCATTTGATGTTGATGAccaagttttgtttttttttcaagaatctGGGAAtattgatgagaaaaaaaaaatattaactattGACAGAAAGTCTACAGAAGAGCACA gAGGAGAATCTGATATAGATCCAGAAGaaagaatatattttcgaGTAGCAAGAGtatgtaaaaatgataatggaTCATTAAATAAACCACGTACCTGGACTACATATGCCAAAGCTAGGCTCAACTGCCCATCATTTGAAACGAtga acaGCATTTacaaa gACAACCTTTAA